In Psychrobacter sp. JCM 18902, a single window of DNA contains:
- a CDS encoding HEPN domain-containing protein: MNQAYKDLTKYYQTQKPEFSDPFRLRMHRSLSWLSKATSVNDDDIRFITLWIAFNAAYAREVALFTTSSERSEFRRFIQLICRLDIDQQVYKLVWEKYSGSIRILLDNQYTFQPFWDYQNGLISQQAWEEDFKRAKDKAHRALSNKDTDTVLAVVFDRLYTLRNQIMHGGATHNSQVNRSQIKDSGAILSAILPLMLEIMMANHSKMDWGKPFYPVVN, from the coding sequence ATGAACCAAGCTTATAAAGATCTCACTAAATACTACCAGACTCAAAAACCTGAATTTTCTGATCCATTTCGCTTGCGTATGCATCGCTCATTAAGTTGGCTGTCTAAGGCAACGAGCGTCAATGATGACGACATACGTTTTATCACTCTATGGATTGCGTTCAATGCAGCTTATGCTCGTGAAGTAGCCTTGTTTACCACTAGTTCAGAGCGCAGTGAGTTTAGACGCTTTATACAGCTGATATGCCGTCTAGACATTGACCAACAGGTCTACAAGTTAGTCTGGGAGAAATATTCCGGTAGCATTCGTATATTATTGGATAACCAATACACTTTTCAGCCATTTTGGGATTATCAAAATGGTCTGATTAGTCAGCAAGCATGGGAAGAAGATTTCAAACGTGCCAAAGATAAAGCTCACCGTGCACTTAGTAATAAAGATACAGATACAGTATTAGCGGTAGTATTTGATAGGTTATATACCCTGCGTAATCAAATAATGCATGGCGGTGCCACTCACAATAGCCAAGTCAATCGTTCGCAAATCAAGGATAGTGGTGCTATCTTATCTGCTATCTTGCCGTTAATGTTAGAGATCATGATGGCAAATCATAGCAAGATGGATTGGGGAAAGCCATTTTATCCGGTCGTAAACTAG